A genome region from Candidatus Hydrogenedentota bacterium includes the following:
- the mreD gene encoding rod shape-determining protein MreD — protein VFFAIHEGEERAMLTGVIGGLYQDIAVGSVLGHHVLCYVLVGFLVGRLSTRLVTEHAAVKAGFVFTGALVQGALFTLIQYVQQPGLGLLYPLGAVTVPSAFYTALVTPIVLMLLDAVWGRPERDAFTRELG, from the coding sequence TGGTGTTCTTCGCCATCCACGAGGGCGAGGAGCGCGCCATGCTCACCGGCGTCATCGGGGGGCTCTACCAGGACATCGCCGTGGGCTCCGTGCTGGGGCACCATGTGCTGTGCTACGTGCTGGTGGGCTTCCTCGTCGGGCGCCTTTCGACCCGCCTCGTGACGGAGCACGCGGCGGTGAAGGCGGGTTTTGTCTTCACCGGCGCCCTGGTGCAGGGGGCGCTTTTCACGCTGATCCAGTACGTGCAGCAGCCGGGCCTGGGGCTGCTCTACCCCCTGGGCGCGGTGACGGTGCCCTCGGCCTTTTACACGGCCCTGGTGACGCCCATCGTCCTCATGCTCCTGGACGCGGTGTGGGGGCGTCCGGAGCGGGACGCGTTCACCCGGGAACTGGGCTGA